A genomic stretch from Poecilia reticulata strain Guanapo linkage group LG20, Guppy_female_1.0+MT, whole genome shotgun sequence includes:
- the LOC103456804 gene encoding inositol monophosphatase 1-like isoform X1 has translation MTHVLWDVVAVLQSLFYFTDSFKQPCSRNKMEDPWQKAYDFAVAVAKKAGEEIRKAGESEIRVMTKSSTVDLVTKTDERVEKIIIGSLKEEFGEGTHSFIGEESVAKGEPCILTDKPTWIIDPVDGTTNFVHGFPFVAVSIAFAVNKQLEFGVVYSCLEDKMYKARKGKGAFCNDEPIQVSDVKDIHKSIISSEHGIDRSPEKVTKIFSTMQKILCIPVHGLRGSGTAATNMCLVATGAVEAFFEIGIHCWDIAAGAVIVQEAGGILLDVDGGPFDLMSQRMVSANNDVIAKRIIKEIEIFPSTRDDAPIEKK, from the exons ATGACCCACGTTTTATGGGATGTTGTTGCAGTTTTacagtctttgttttattttacagactcTTTCAAACAACCTTgtagcagaaataaaatggaggACCCTTGGCAAAAGGCTTACGACTTTGCAGTTGCTGTGGCAAAAAAAGCTGGAGAG GAAATTCGAAAAGCTGGCGAGAGTGAAATCAGAGTCATGACCAAGAGCTCCACTGTGGACCTTGTCACCAAGACTGACGAGAGGGTGGAGAAAATCATCATTGGGTCTCTGAAGGAGGAGTTTGGAGAAGGAACACACAG CTTCATTGGGGAGGAATCTGTTGCAAAAGGTGAGCCGTGCATCTTGACCGACAAACCTACGTGGATCATCGACCCTGTAGACGGCACCACAAACTTTGTGCATGG GTTCCCATTCGTGGCAGTTTCCATTGCCTTTGCTGTCAATAAACAG TTGGAGTTTGGTGTGGTGTACAGCTGCTTGGAGGACAAGATGTATAAAGCAAGGAAAGGGAAGGGTGCATTCTGCAACGACGAACCCATTCAAGTTTCTGATGTGAAAG ATATCCACAAGTCCATTATCAGTTCTGAGCATGGAATTGATAGGAGTCCAGAGAAAGTGACCAAAATCTTCTCCACCATGCAAAAGATTCTCTGCATCCCAGTTCATGG gCTCCGAGGGTCAGGAACAGCTGCTACCAACATGTGTCTAGTGGCGACCGGGGCGGTGGAGGCCTTCTTCGAGATCGGGATCCACTGCTGGGACATCGCTGCTGGAGCAGTCATAGTCCAAGAAGCTGGAGGAATCCTTCTGGACGTTGATG GCGGACCTTTTGATTTGATGTCTCAAAGGATGGTCTCGGCGAACAACGACGTCATTGCCAAACGCATCATCAAGGAAATTGAAATATTCCCCTCAACGAGGGATGACGCACCAATTgagaaaaagtga
- the LOC103456804 gene encoding inositol monophosphatase 1-like isoform X2, whose translation MEDPWQKAYDFAVAVAKKAGEEIRKAGESEIRVMTKSSTVDLVTKTDERVEKIIIGSLKEEFGEGTHSFIGEESVAKGEPCILTDKPTWIIDPVDGTTNFVHGFPFVAVSIAFAVNKQLEFGVVYSCLEDKMYKARKGKGAFCNDEPIQVSDVKDIHKSIISSEHGIDRSPEKVTKIFSTMQKILCIPVHGLRGSGTAATNMCLVATGAVEAFFEIGIHCWDIAAGAVIVQEAGGILLDVDGGPFDLMSQRMVSANNDVIAKRIIKEIEIFPSTRDDAPIEKK comes from the exons atggaggACCCTTGGCAAAAGGCTTACGACTTTGCAGTTGCTGTGGCAAAAAAAGCTGGAGAG GAAATTCGAAAAGCTGGCGAGAGTGAAATCAGAGTCATGACCAAGAGCTCCACTGTGGACCTTGTCACCAAGACTGACGAGAGGGTGGAGAAAATCATCATTGGGTCTCTGAAGGAGGAGTTTGGAGAAGGAACACACAG CTTCATTGGGGAGGAATCTGTTGCAAAAGGTGAGCCGTGCATCTTGACCGACAAACCTACGTGGATCATCGACCCTGTAGACGGCACCACAAACTTTGTGCATGG GTTCCCATTCGTGGCAGTTTCCATTGCCTTTGCTGTCAATAAACAG TTGGAGTTTGGTGTGGTGTACAGCTGCTTGGAGGACAAGATGTATAAAGCAAGGAAAGGGAAGGGTGCATTCTGCAACGACGAACCCATTCAAGTTTCTGATGTGAAAG ATATCCACAAGTCCATTATCAGTTCTGAGCATGGAATTGATAGGAGTCCAGAGAAAGTGACCAAAATCTTCTCCACCATGCAAAAGATTCTCTGCATCCCAGTTCATGG gCTCCGAGGGTCAGGAACAGCTGCTACCAACATGTGTCTAGTGGCGACCGGGGCGGTGGAGGCCTTCTTCGAGATCGGGATCCACTGCTGGGACATCGCTGCTGGAGCAGTCATAGTCCAAGAAGCTGGAGGAATCCTTCTGGACGTTGATG GCGGACCTTTTGATTTGATGTCTCAAAGGATGGTCTCGGCGAACAACGACGTCATTGCCAAACGCATCATCAAGGAAATTGAAATATTCCCCTCAACGAGGGATGACGCACCAATTgagaaaaagtga